One Myxococcota bacterium genomic window, CGAGCCGCCGGCGTTGGCGTTGCTGCGCTGCAGCGCGCCGAGCAGCTGCTCGAGCGTGATGCCGTAGCCGCGCAGGCGCCCCATGTCCGGGTGCACCTCGTACTGCTTGATCGAGCCGCCCTGACTCACCACGTCGGCGACGCCGTCGGCGTGCTTCAGGTAGCGCTCGACCACCCAGTCCTCGAGCGTGCGCAGGTCGCGCGGGTCCCAGCCGTCGCCCTTCAGGCGGAAGCGGTAGAGCTCACCGATCGGCGTGGCGAGCGGCGCCAGGTCGGGCTGCACGCCGTCGGGCAGGTCTGCCAGCGTGAGTCGCTCCTGGATGCGCGCGCGCGCGAAGTAGTCGTCGACCTTGTCGTCGAACGTGATCACCACGAAGCTCAGCCCGAACTGCGTGTGCGAGAACAGCCGCACGGCGTGGGGCACCGCGGAGAGCGCGATCTCGAGCGGGATCGTGACCTGCTTCTCGACCTCCTCGGGCGCGCGCCCCGGATACAGGGTGATCACCTGCACCTGCGTGTCCGACACGTCCGGGAAGGCCTCGATCGGAAGCTGCACGAAGGCGAACACGCCCGCCCCGACGAACAGGGCCAGCAGCACCAGCGCGAACAGGGGCTGGCGCAGGGCGAAGTGGACCAGGCGGCCGATCATCTCGGGTCAGAGTCCGGTCGCGTGCTCGCGGTACAGCTTTTCCAGCAGGAGCGTGCCGCCGACCACCACCGAGTCGCCCTGACCGATGCCAGAGTCGACCTGCAGCAGGCCGTCGTGCTCGCGGCCCACGTCGACCGCGGTGCGCGCGAAGTGGCCCCCGCCCGAGGCCACGTACACGTAGTGTTTGTCGCCCGACAGGAACACCGCCCGCGCGGGCACCTCCTCCACCAGCTTGTCGGCGGGCGCGTCCACGCCCACCGACACCAGCATCTCGGCGCGCAGCGCCCGGTCCGGGTTCGCGACCGTGGCGCGCGCCTTCACCGTGAGCGAGGTGGGATCGAGATACTGACTCACGAGCGCGATCGTTCCGGGCAGGGTGAGGCCGCCCTTCAGATGCGGCCGCACCACGCAGCTCTGCCCCGGAGACAGCGCAGAGGCGTCGTGCTCGTTCACGTCCATCACCACCCACAGATGGGTCGGGTCGGTGACCGTGAACATCGGCGCGGTCAGCGCGGCCGTGCCTGCCAGCATCTGATCGGGGCGGACCTCCTGGCCCGGAGTCAGGCTGCGCTCGACCACCTCGCCGTCGATCGGCGAGCGCAGGGCGAAGCTGCCGTCGACCGACGCTCGGTCGTGCCCGCCGTAGGCGGAGAGCCGCGCCTCGGCGCGCTCGTGCTCGGCGCGCGCGCGCTCCAGGTCGGCTTCGGCGGCCTCGAGCTCGCGGCGCGGCGCGGCGCCGTGGTCGAACAAGTCCTTCTCGCGCGCCATCGTGCGTTCGGCCAGGCGCAAGTCACTCGTGGCCTTGTGGGCGTCGGCCTCGGCCTGGCCGTAGTCGGGCGAGGCCAGCTCGGCCAGCACGTCGCCGCGCTTCACGTGGTCGCCGACCTGCGCGTGGATGCGGGTGACCCTGCCTC contains:
- a CDS encoding efflux RND transporter permease subunit — its product is MIGRLVHFALRQPLFALVLLALFVGAGVFAFVQLPIEAFPDVSDTQVQVITLYPGRAPEEVEKQVTIPLEIALSAVPHAVRLFSHTQFGLSFVVITFDDKVDDYFARARIQERLTLADLPDGVQPDLAPLATPIGELYRFRLKGDGWDPRDLRTLEDWVVERYLKHADGVADVVSQGGSIKQYEVHPDMGRLRGYGITLEQLLGALQRSNANAGGS
- a CDS encoding efflux RND transporter periplasmic adaptor subunit, with translation MIRFRRVLTLVAAVALTGCHQRAEEPQAEEPRVSGAVVSLAENSPQLASFQVEPATTAKPSALELNGRISWDEDATVRIYSAFGGRVTRIHAQVGDHVKRGDVLAELASPDYGQAEADAHKATSDLRLAERTMAREKDLFDHGAAPRRELEAAEADLERARAEHERAEARLSAYGGHDRASVDGSFALRSPIDGEVVERSLTPGQEVRPDQMLAGTAALTAPMFTVTDPTHLWVVMDVNEHDASALSPGQSCVVRPHLKGGLTLPGTIALVSQYLDPTSLTVKARATVANPDRALRAEMLVSVGVDAPADKLVEEVPARAVFLSGDKHYVYVASGGGHFARTAVDVGREHDGLLQVDSGIGQGDSVVVGGTLLLEKLYREHATGL